A single window of Bacteroidota bacterium DNA harbors:
- a CDS encoding GIY-YIG nuclease family protein, whose translation MGSYYVYIVSNRHRTVFYTGMTNNLQRRAVEHKSGTGSRFTSQYRVCDLLYFEEHRQATDAIAREKEIKRWRREKKLALIRTQNPDLVDLAADLNY comes from the coding sequence ATGGGAAGCTATTACGTCTACATCGTGTCCAACCGTCACCGGACTGTGTTCTACACCGGCATGACCAACAACCTCCAGCGTCGCGCTGTCGAGCATAAGAGCGGCACGGGCAGCCGGTTTACCTCGCAGTATCGTGTTTGCGACTTGCTCTACTTCGAGGAGCACCGCCAGGCAACCGACGCCATTGCACGCGAGAAAGAGATCAAGCGGTGGCGGCGCGAGAAGAAGCTGGCCCTGATCCGCACCCAGAACCCAGACCTCGTCGACCTCGCTGCCGATCTCAACTACTGA
- the rnr gene encoding ribonuclease R: MPDTRAQLKRQILDLFRNNGKKTFRPKEISKRLGIKDNKRYHLFRSVLTELDDAGLVRKAKGGRYQHRPKHEVHGAEGVLQMHPQGYGFVTVEGQANDVYVPPTRLKTALDGDRVRVALAASVRGKRSDYRREAEIVEVLERRRTRTVGTFDRMGHFAFVKPDDQKLTKDVYVAEEHFNGATEGDKVVVSIETYDDPKASPEGRVLEVLGKAGDPGVAVLAVALSQGIKSDFPEAVEHEAADIPIEVPASEIARRLDLRGKAIFTIDPDDAKDFDDAVHIERLDNGHYSLGVHIADVAHYVKQGTLLDAEAYERATSTYLVDRVIPMLPEKLSNGVCSLRPREDKLAYSCIMEVSPHGAVKSYAVRETVIHSQQRFTYDEAQAIIDGGTQEHPLKDDVLLAAKLARTLTRKRKRQGSIDFDTAEVKIVLDGQGVPVEIVRKERMEANRLIEELMLLANRTVAEHVGKGKGAKPFVYRIHDRPDAEKIQALRDYVRAFGYQLPTGPDGSVDRKDLNALLEHVKGSPEGAVVQVAALRAMAKAVYSPQNIGHYGLGFGHYAHFTSPIRRYPDLIAHRLLKHYGAGGERVGEDALDEACDHCSQQERQAVEAERESVKLKVVEYVSQHVGDVFEGVVTGVTKFGVFVEMTRLLAEGLVHVRDMDDDHYEYDERSYTLVGVHTRRTIRLGDPVKVQVAAANVETRKIDLAFAE; the protein is encoded by the coding sequence ATGCCCGACACCCGCGCCCAGCTCAAGCGACAGATCCTCGACCTCTTCCGCAACAACGGCAAAAAAACCTTCCGCCCGAAAGAGATCAGCAAGCGGCTGGGCATCAAGGACAACAAGCGCTACCACCTCTTCCGCAGCGTCCTCACCGAACTCGACGACGCGGGCCTCGTCCGCAAGGCGAAGGGCGGGCGCTACCAGCACCGGCCCAAGCACGAGGTTCACGGCGCAGAAGGCGTCCTCCAGATGCACCCGCAGGGCTACGGCTTCGTCACCGTCGAGGGCCAAGCTAACGACGTCTACGTTCCCCCGACGCGCCTCAAGACAGCGCTCGACGGCGACCGCGTCCGCGTCGCGCTCGCGGCCTCGGTGCGCGGCAAGCGGAGCGACTACCGCCGCGAGGCCGAGATCGTCGAGGTCCTGGAGCGCCGGCGCACGCGGACCGTCGGGACGTTCGACCGGATGGGCCACTTCGCCTTCGTCAAGCCCGACGACCAGAAGCTGACGAAGGACGTCTACGTGGCCGAGGAGCACTTCAACGGCGCCACCGAGGGCGACAAAGTCGTTGTTTCCATCGAGACCTATGACGACCCGAAGGCGTCACCCGAGGGCCGGGTCCTGGAGGTGCTCGGCAAGGCCGGTGACCCCGGCGTCGCCGTCCTCGCGGTCGCGCTCAGCCAGGGCATCAAGTCCGACTTCCCCGAGGCCGTCGAGCACGAAGCGGCGGACATCCCCATCGAGGTTCCGGCGTCCGAGATCGCCCGCCGCCTCGACCTACGCGGCAAGGCCATCTTCACGATCGATCCCGACGACGCCAAGGACTTCGACGACGCCGTCCACATCGAGCGGCTCGACAACGGGCACTACAGCCTCGGCGTCCACATCGCCGACGTGGCCCACTACGTCAAGCAGGGCACGCTCCTCGATGCCGAGGCCTACGAGCGCGCGACGAGCACCTACCTCGTCGACCGCGTCATCCCGATGCTCCCCGAAAAGCTCTCGAACGGCGTCTGCTCGCTCCGGCCCCGCGAGGACAAGCTCGCCTACTCGTGCATCATGGAGGTCTCGCCGCACGGTGCGGTCAAGAGCTACGCCGTCCGCGAGACTGTCATCCACAGCCAGCAGCGCTTCACCTACGACGAGGCCCAGGCGATCATCGACGGCGGGACGCAGGAGCACCCGCTCAAGGACGACGTACTCCTCGCTGCCAAGCTCGCCCGGACGCTCACCAGAAAGCGCAAGCGGCAAGGCTCGATCGACTTCGACACGGCCGAGGTCAAGATCGTCCTCGACGGTCAGGGCGTGCCGGTCGAGATCGTCCGCAAGGAGCGGATGGAGGCCAACCGGCTGATCGAGGAGCTGATGCTGCTCGCCAACCGGACCGTCGCCGAACACGTCGGCAAGGGTAAGGGTGCCAAGCCGTTCGTCTACCGGATCCACGACCGCCCCGACGCCGAGAAAATCCAGGCCCTCCGCGACTACGTCCGCGCCTTCGGCTACCAACTCCCGACGGGTCCCGACGGCAGCGTAGACCGCAAGGACCTCAACGCACTGCTCGAACACGTCAAAGGCTCGCCCGAAGGGGCCGTCGTCCAGGTCGCCGCGCTCCGGGCGATGGCGAAGGCGGTCTACTCGCCGCAGAACATCGGGCACTACGGGCTGGGGTTCGGCCACTACGCGCACTTCACCTCACCCATCCGCCGCTACCCCGACCTGATCGCGCACCGCCTCCTCAAGCACTACGGCGCGGGCGGTGAGCGCGTCGGCGAGGACGCCCTCGACGAGGCGTGCGACCACTGCTCGCAGCAGGAGCGCCAGGCCGTCGAGGCCGAGCGCGAGTCGGTCAAGCTGAAGGTCGTCGAGTACGTCAGCCAGCACGTCGGCGATGTGTTCGAGGGCGTCGTGACGGGCGTGACGAAGTTCGGCGTCTTCGTCGAGATGACACGGCTCCTGGCCGAGGGTCTCGTCCACGTCCGCGACATGGACGACGACCACTACGAGTACGATGAGCGGAGCTACACCCTCGTCGGCGTCCACACCCGGCGGACGATCCGCCTCGGCGACCCCGTCAAGGTCCAGGTCGCCGCCGCCAACGTCGAGACCCGCAAGATCGACCTCGCCTTCGCCGAGTGA